In Theileria parva strain Muguga chromosome 4 map unlocalized ctg_529, whole genome shotgun sequence, one DNA window encodes the following:
- the Spase22-23 gene encoding Signal peptidase subunit family protein has product MIALMALALNYYTGVNLRTHKHVTGDVKHVKTHELTLDKYKVDRALLELSMGYDLRGVFDWSTHVVFLYVTANYVTNRHERSEVVIFDKIINKSEAYQPSTNVFAKYFLYDFGRSLRNRQVSLKFFYEIVPIGGFIKQFQLSHHTFTLPPQYSQS; this is encoded by the exons ATGATAGCGTTGATGGCGCTGGCGTTGAATTACTACACAGGCGTCAACCTTCGTACGCACAAACACGTCACCGGAGACGTCAAACACGTCAAAACTCACGAACTCACACTCgataaatataaa GTTGACAGGGCGTTGTTGGAGTTGAGTATGGGATATGACTTGCGTGGTGTGTTTGACTGGAGTACTCATGTGGTATTTCTGTACGTGACGGCGAACTACGTGACAAACCGTCACGAGAGAAGTGAAGTTGTGATATTTGACAAGATAATAAACAAGTCTGAGGCGTACCAGCCTAGTACAAATGTGTTTGCAAAGTATTTTCTATACGATTTCGGAAGATCACTGAGGAACAGACAAGTCTCACTCAAGTTTTTTTATGAAATTGTGCCAATCGGAGGGTTCATCAAACAGTTTCAACTCTCACACCACACCTTCACACTACCCCCTCAATATTCTCAATCCTAA
- a CDS encoding Prefoldin subunit family protein yields the protein MDYEVSEEDHRKIIEFSLLHHKKLGLEQRLKLLKHERNLLTDAQDEATISLETPLYHLGECFMRVGEEELELELRERSERLDSEIEKLTLSLEENVKESSQLKSQLYNKFGNRINLDS from the exons ATGGACTATGAAGTGAGTGAGGAGGACCACAGGAAGATAATTGAGTTTAGTCTTTTGCATCACAAGAAGCTGGGGCTGGAACAGAGGTTAAAACTCCTTAAACATGAGCGAAACTTACTCACAGACGCTCAAGACGAGGCTACAATCTCACTAGAAACTCCTCTTTACCATCTTG GAGAGTGTTTTATGAGAGTGGGCGAGGAAGAGTTGGAGTTGGAGTTGCGGGAGCGGAGTGAGCGATTGGACTCTGAGATAGAAAAGTTAACGTTAAGTTTGGAGGAAAATGTGAAGGAGTCTTCACAGCTAAAGTCACAACTGTACAACAAATTTGGCAATCGCATTAATCTTGATTCttaa
- a CDS encoding Bacterial DNA-binding family protein: MFTPAIKSLLLVTTLTVATNALKLLESNPATHTTTHKLTFITHNTTHKTNSKLYAKNKRNVYSKRDIVSEVGERLNKTQKEVGQVVDEFLSSIKRHLSNDAEVSLPRFGVFKNSMRGERRMRNLQTGEIFTAKPVHVPTLRFYDTFKAELNHKLKTKDKRNYSSYNY, translated from the exons ATGTTTACCCCAGCAATTAAATCACTTCTACTCGTGACAACACTCACCGTTGCCACCAACGCACTTAAATTACTCGAATCCAACCCCGCTACACACACAACAACACACAAACTCACATTCATCACACACAACACAACACATAAAACAAACTCCAAACTCTACGCCAAAAATAAACGAAAC gtatatagtaagaGGGACATTGTGAGTGAGGTGGGAGAGCGTTTGAATAAGACTCAGAAGGAGGTGGGTCAGGTGGTGGATGAGTTTTTATCATCGATAAAGCGTCACTTGTCAAACGACGCGGAGGTGAGTTTGCCGAGGTTCGGCGTGTTCAAGAACAGCATGCGTGGGGAGCGGAGGATGAGGAACTTGCAGACTGGCGAAATCTTCACAGCGAAGCCAGTGCACGTGCCCACGCTGAGGTTCTACGACACATTCAAAGCCGAACTCAACCATAAACTCAAAACCAAAGATAAACGCAACTACTCTtcatacaattattaa